One Pseudorasbora parva isolate DD20220531a chromosome 4, ASM2467924v1, whole genome shotgun sequence genomic region harbors:
- the ints12 gene encoding integrator complex subunit 12 translates to MAGTVSLELDPIFLKGLGYLHSKSKDSAEKLKALLEESLSRGSDSIYRTSLKETEVSKVSLPKMTKQDSKSSSSSSSSSSISSSSSSKSSSSEKTKKESEKRSLEKIRVDPGEGAEPPKKPRVEKQDSHPAPIAFQTKDIPIPDFTDIDETNADDFAMEMGLACVVCRQMTVTSGNQLVECQECHNLYHQECHKPQVTDKDVNDPRLVWYCARCTRQMKRMAQKTQKPPQKPAPALATAVPMLKDPLVKKAELKPKPEATGSFQAFKRTEVKASAASGNSSSSSSSLSQGLTGWAAFTKTSNVGPSSTKLSTSQPGNSKSTPPPSGSKPVGLSVLANVKPGLTNKPSGGSSGGSGNGNNGSSTVPIKPPPPLTLGKQVLNRSASGDSLGKMTVTGSLSPGAAPSSSLGGNGGSGGNGGGNGGNSGGSSSSSNNNNSSNGAKASADGKTPTSQESQLNAMKRLQMVKKKAAQKKLKK, encoded by the exons ATGGCTGGAACAGTAAGTCTAGAGCTGGACCCCATCTTTCTGAAGGGACTGGGGTACCTTCACTCCAAGAGCAAAGACTCAGCAGAGAAACTAAAGGCTCTGCTGGAAGAGTCTTTATCCAGGGGCAGTGATTCAATCTATAGGACATCATTGAAG GAAACCGAAGTGAGCAAGGTGTCATTACCAAAAATGACCAAACAAGACTCCAAATCTTCCTCCagttcatcatcatcatcatccatctccagcagcagcagcagtaaatCCAGTAGCTCAGAGAAGACCAAGAAAGAGAGCGAGAAAAGATCTTTGGAAAAG ATTAGGGTTGATCCTGGAGAAGGAGCAGAGCCGCCTAAAAAACCTCGTGTGGAAAAGCAAGACAGTCACCCTGCACCAATTGCTTTTCAAACCAAGGACATTCCCATCCCAGATTTTACAGACATTGATGAAACCAACGCTGATGACTTTGCCATGGAAATGGGTCTTGCTTGTGTGGTTTGTCG GCAAATGACTGTCACTTCTGGCAATCAACTAGTGGAGTGTCAAGAATGTCATAATCTGTATCATCAGGAGTGTCACAAACCTCAGGTTACTGACAAGGATGTCAATGACCCACGGCTAGTTTGGTACTGTGCTCGATGCACCAGGCAAATGAAACGAATG GCCCAAAAGACACAGAAACCTCCACAGAAACCAGCTCCTGCTTTGGCAACAGCTGTACCCATGTTGAAAGATCCACTAGTGAAGAAAGCTGAACTAAAGCCTAAACCTGAAGCAACTGGTTCTTTTCAGGCTTTTAAGAGAACAGAGGTGAAG GCGTCTGCGGCATCAGGAAACTCTTCCAGCAGTAGCTCATCTTTGTCCCAAGGCCTTACAGGATGGGCTGCCTTTACCAAGACCTCAAATGTAGGACCTTCCAGTACTAAGTTAAGCACCAGTCAGCCAGGTAACAGTAAATCAACCCCACCTCCCTCAGGCTCTAAACCTGTGGGACTTTCTGTGTTGGCCAATGTTAAGCCAGGCCTGACTAATAAACCTTCAGGAGGCAGCAGTGGTGGAAGTGGTAATGGAAACAATGGCTCCAGCACAGTACCTATTAAACCACCTCCTCCACTTACACTTGGCAAGCAAGTGTTGAACCGTTCAGCCAGTGGAGATAGCTTGGGGAAAATGACGGTGACTGGATCTTTGTCACCTGGGGCAGCACCCTCTAGCAGCCTGGGAGGCAATGGTGGGTCTGGAGGCAATGGAGGGGGCAATGGGGGTAATAGTGGTGGcagtagcagcagcagcaacaacaacaacagcagcaatgGAGCAAAAGCCTCAGCTGATGGCAAGACACCCACTTCCCAGGAGTCTCAGCTCAATGCTATGAAACGCCTGCAGATGGTGAAAAAGAAAGCAGCACAGAAGAAACTGAAGAAATGA